The nucleotide window AACTGAAAAATCAGATCACCAGAAGAAAGATGATGGTAGTCATGATAATGCGATAACTGAGAAATCAGATCACCAGAAGAAAGATGATGCTAGTCAAGATAATGCAACAACTGAAAAATCAGATCACCAGAAGAAAGATGATGGTAGTCAAGATAATGCAGCAACTGAGAAATCAGATCACCATAAGAAAGATGATGGATGTGATGGAAATAAAACTGAGGAAAAGATTAAAGACACTAAAGAGGACAATGTTAGTAAGGAAATTTCAGCAAATGAAGCTGAGGAGCCACCAGCAAAGAAACAATGTCTAGGaacaaattcatcaaaatGTACGATCCCATATGAAGTGGAAGAGAAGTCCATTGATAAGCTTATTGAAGCTGAGCTTCAAGAACTGGGAGATAAGAACAAGGTGACCTTCTATAATCTTCTAATATATATGATTAGATTGTGCATGCTTGTGTGTATTTGTGTTatgttccttttcttttgaatcAAGATTGTGTGGATAAAttgaccaaaacaaagaaaagtttgTGTGGATGCCAAACCTCATTCTGTCTGAATTAGAAATTTAGCTAGCAAGCATTCTGCTTTTGTAGAGTTTTGATTGCATCGTGTTCCCTCTACTGGTTAAGGTTATTTAGCTCGTGGTTGGAATGATTATGACTTCTTCTGTTTACCTActtgtctttttgttttgcattacACTGGCATAtgatagtaattttttttttttcaacaattcAATGTGCATCTTTAATTTGCAATTACTGTTTTATATTTAACACATCTATTTGCTTTCTGCAAGTGCATATGTCATGCACTACCCTGTTGTCGTGTTTagatatttgttttttgtgtggCCAATGCCATTGTCGTTTTCCACTGTCTTGTATGCACACAAACATTTCTCTTTCAAAGTTTATCTTTACAAGAGGTATCAATTTCACTTGCTTCTTTGCATTTTTGCGGCACTCAATATGTCTTAAGAATATGCAAAGCATGATGGTCCTCCAAGTTATAATTAGATTACATTTGCTTAGAATAATTTTGGATGTTATTTACATTgatctgaaaagaaaaaaaggacaatGAAAACCATTGTGGGTACCATGATATTCCAAACTGTGTCAAGGGAAGAAAGATGGCTTTCTATTCTTTCGTACATGTAACATGTGCGATCATAatcacaaaaagaaatatttgaaCAGACCTTCGGACTGGATACACTTTAGTGTTACTTTCTGTTGCCATGACATTGACATCATTATTTTATCCATTACCAAGGTCAGGAAACTTGCCTTAATTTTAGGGCTTTGAGATCTTAATGCTAACTTTCaatatatgggttaaagttataaatttgttttaaaaaattaaattttgacaATTTGTTAAATGAACCACAGTTGATTATGTCAATATCTGCTTTGCAAATGcttaattttcaaatgaaTTGATTATCATGATGAAAATTGACCAGGATTAATGAGCTctataatatttcaatttgtttcaCTATTTGCATTAGGATTGTGTTTGTGATTGGTTTTGTTACAAATGTGAATACCCAAGTGTAAAGTATCAGTTTGAGTGGTACTTGtttgaataatttttatactttcctttttctctattGATTCAGTACCAaatacttttaattttctctttaaaaGCAATACCAGAGAAGGGATGGAATTTCCTACCAGAACTTGCTAACCCACCCAGGTTTATGAATGGGTACTGGAAATTTCTCTAGATTAAGGTTTGGGTCCTTTTAAGGGCATGCATTTGAACACCATTTAGacttaattaattgaaattaatgtCTAAGGAGTTCTGTTCTGTCCCAATCTTTAGTTAGTATTACCAtctctttcttcattttcccaGGTTTATGAATGGGTACTGGAAATTTCTCTAAGTTTAGGTTTGGGCTTTATAAGAGCATGTGTGTACTtgatttattgaatttaatatctAAGGAGTACTGTTCTGTCCCTAGAATATCTTACCATCCAACCTGCCAAATTTTCATCCCACGACCCTGATATTTTCAGTAATAACTTTGGCATACTGAATTTTTATTGTTCATTATCTTTAGTTAGTATGACCATTGCTTCTTTCATTTCCGCCATTTGTGGCATAATCTTTTCCTGGCTAGTTTTAGTTGGGACCCTCCTCCTGTATCTCTTCACTTGTAGAGAGAGTTTTTTGTGCTTTTGGTGGTGGGAGAAGGCAAAGCATTTCTGGAGATGCATTatgattgtgaatttttgAGTGGTATGGATGGAAAGAGGCCGCTTAACTTTGTTGAGGCAGGGCTGGATGACTGCTTATGGGACAACTTTGGTTCCTTCAACATTTCatgacttttttcttttaaacatgGATTTAGTTGCTCTTTCTTGACTTCTCTATTCTAGTTTGGCGTTGGTTATTGTTCTGTTTTCTGCCAGGTTGGTGATGtattcttgtttcttttttttcttttttttccaggGGTTCTGTCACGTTTCTTCCCATCTTTTTCACAAACTTGGCTTTTTTATGCGTTGGACTTTTGGTTGAGGATTGTTTCTTGTGGGAGAGTGACCTGTTCTAATTGTTAAGTCCATAAGACAAAGTATTTATGACAATGAAGGGTAAAGCTGGCATCAGATTATCACCTAAGCAGTCTAATGGTCAGAGTAACAAGTTTTATTGAATCAACTTGGTGAATAGTTTTATCAATGCTAGTAACTATACTTGGCCAAGGCTCTATGTCATTTATCAATGTGATCAGCGTATTTTAACTCTTGGGTGGTTTTGAGTTGGTTACAGATGTGGTTGCATTgtgttttcattaattttattagcATATTTCTTCTGATATCTTGGTGAGTATGCTATATGGTTGATTCAACTCCCCTTGCTACCGGTTTAAAGGGAATGGTGTCCGCTTTCATGATTTTTTCCTCATCCCAATGTTGGATTATTTTACAGAGGCGCTTTATCAGCCTTGATTCTGGTTGCAATGGTGTTGTCTTTGTTCAAATGCGGAAGAGAGATGGAGATCCTAGCCCAAAGGATATAGTGCAGCATATGATGGCATCTGCTGCTGCAACCAGGAGACACATGTCCAGGTTCGTATATTTCTTGTTAGGTTATTTATACAAAGAACGCGTATGGAGGACATCTCAAACTGGGTGTTTACACTTGCATAATATAGGTTTATCTTAAGAGTATTGCCTATTGAAGTAGCGTGCTATTCTTCTGAAGAGGATATTTCAAGAGCAATCAAACCACTTCTTGCACAGCACTTTCCAGTGGAAACTCAGAATCCTCAGAAGGTAATATAAGTCATCAATCCTCATCTCGTCTTCTTATtaactaaaaaagaaattcacatctctcttttcatgaaaaatcaatttgtatttagttttaaaaactaCCTTAAGTGATATGACACAAAGACTTACAACTTACTAGTCTGTGATGAAAAAGCTGTATCTACTTCTTAATGTAGCCAGCAACGATTTGTTAATGAAGTGGAAAAATATGATGagcttttctatatttttgacatgttttcctctctttttttcctttttttttttggtgttatttattattagcACTACATTATTGTTATAAGGTTATAAGTTGTTTGACCCACATAAACAGAACTTTAATCTTTCAGATATCTTAGGATGCTTTCTGATTTTTCTACACTTCCATTCAGTTTGCAGTCCTGTATGAAGCCCGTGCAAATACTGGTATTGACaggatgaaaatcataaatgcAGTGGCAAAATCCGTGCCTGGGCCTCACAAAGTTGACCTTAAAAATCCTGATAAGACCATTGTTGTTGAAATTGTGAAGGtaagaaagttttttttcctttcaaagCTGAAAATATGCGCTCATTTCTCTTCCGTTGTCACCATTTTCCAATTCATTCTGTCCCTCAATGGGTCTCAACGGGTCTTTggatttatattttttctttcctgtAAGTCCTTTCTGCCACCAAGAGATTCATTTTCTCTTGTTAATGATCTTCACACCAAGTGCGATACTCGGTGTTTTCCGTTTTACTTTTCACTTTTATATACTGGGTGTCACTGTTCATCCTATCATTTCTATCTTTTGTGTGTATTTGGTTAATAGTTACTTCCCATCTGGAGTCTATTGTACTAATGTTCAGATCTACCCTCCTGCAAAGTAATGGGTAGAGTACATTGTGCATTGACCTTGAAATATAGACATGGATGAAAGAAGCATTATCATAAAAAGTTGCTTGTCTTTAGGCTGGTGGTTAATTATATATAGGATCCTTCTTGTTGCCTCTGATAAAGTCAAAACCTAATTTTGCTTTGATTGACAGACTATTTGCTTGATCGGTGTTGTTGACAAGTACAAGGAGTTGGCCAAATACAACTTGAGGCAGCTCACATCACCAAAGCCATAGGAATTTGTACGTACAGTGGAGCTTGGAGATAAAGGAATTTGTCCATCTCAACTTAAGGCAGCTGACATCATCAAACATAATATGTAGGCTTTCGACCCAATCAATTTGATAGCTGAATCAAAGAAAGAATCTGGGTTTACGAAATAAGAGCATACGGAGAGAAGTTTGTGTGACACTGATTAGTTTAGATGCATGCTACTTGTTGGTTTCATATGGTATTTGAGATTTTAGATCCATATGGTATTTGAGATTTTAGATCGATGTTAATCGTAATGGTTAAACAGTTTTAGAAATGTGATTTTTTCGATTATTTTGACCCTCTTTGATTCATCGTAATGGTTATATGCACCAAGCTTCTGTCGGAAGAACTATTTATAAGTGCTTTTTCAGAAACCCTTTATTAGTAGAACATCAAATAACGTTAATTGGAAATCCAAGTGCTTCATATAAGCACTTCCATTTATAGgcgtttttttaaaagaaacacTTCTATTAGAacatcaaaaaaatttgttgatcCAAAGGTTTTTTGGGAAAAGCACTTGGAACTGATCCGTGGAGAAGCATAGAAAAACACTTTTATGATCTAGAAGCACGTCCAAGTTTTTCTGCTAAGCGTTTTTGGCCCTTTCAAAAGGACCCCAAACATACCCTTAATGTTGGCTCTATTTTCCGCTCTACTTGGCATAAATCTTGCTCTGCTGCTACTTGAGAAAGATTACTTAAAGTTTATGTGCTAGGTACAAATAGATTGTATCTAATTGACCTAAAATTCGGACAACACTAGTGGTCTCAAGTTTGAACTCTCATGGCAGTGAGTCTGTGATAAGCCCCCTCCCCCTTGTATACAGAACGGGAAAAgtacaaataaaatacatacgtGTTTTATTCGggaaaatttgtgaaaagaaCAAATGAAAAGTTTAGTCACTGTCCTATTTCCACCCCCTCTCCTATTTCCCCATCCgccttattttgaaaattttaaagacaaatttaccctttGTAATCCTAATATGGGTGGAAATAGCTGCacttataatattttaatataatttatttacaatttataatatatattatttttcttcgataatttatgaaaaacacATGTATAATATGTCAATTTTGTATGTAtgattaaatttgaaaaaaacacGTGCATCAAACATGAAAAAGACATACGTGTACAAgacgttttatttttaaaaacatgtaTTTTACTGATTCTTTCAAACATGTACAAAAAATGGaagtatttttgaaaaaatacatacatacggGTATAATATGATATGTGCTCATATAAACTGGCTGCTAGAGGTCAGAGAAACATCAGAAGCATGCTAAATAAACGGCTTCAACAAAAATGGCCATGTAGGGGGTGTGTTTTTGATATCAAGGCACAGGACTTCATTGACATTCTTAATCAAGGAAATTGTTCATCTCGACTTCAGTAGAATTCCTTTTACTTTGTCCAATCTTCATCAGGATAATAATCTTCTTTTGGGAAAACTTGATAGGCCACTTTTAAATACTCAACGACTCAGTTTCTACACTTGGCCTTTGCTTCTAACCATTGCCCAATTTTACTCAGTTTATGATGCATATAATAACATCATGTGCGAGCAAGCATAGTTATACCATATCTAGTAAAGAGTTGGTCAAGCTTAGTTTTAAGCAGCATCTTGCAAGTGTGTGGCCAGAAAGTTCTCTACCAAGTTTAacacctttattttttttcctttctggaATATGATTTTCTTAACAAATAACGGTTTACCAGAAAACATACTCTTGTTTCGGAGTAGGGAAGGAAGCAAATGAAATCATAGACTGGAGTAATGGTTGAAACTAGTACAATATTCAGCCAAGTAAACACCAAGAGCAGAGTCATAGGTTGAGTTCTATGTGGCATTTTCTTTATTGTCCAGACTCTTTTTCAGCTCTGTAATGAAGATCATAACAGTTAAGAAACTTTTCGAGAAAGCAACACACACATGCATACAATGATGAGAAAGTAGCcgcataaaaataaataaaaatgatgagTGTTTATACCATATATGACCAAGTAATTAAAAGCAACTCTAAGCAAGGCAAAGAATTCCACATTGAAATATTACAAAAAGTGAAGACTACCCCCACCTATAAAATGAAATCGCTCTCTACTTAGGAAAGGATTCCTAGGTTGGGCTTGATCAATAGTCATGGGCTTTTCCCTTCTTCTCTTTATATTTGGGCCCAACCCCTTGTATAAATGTAAATACACATTattataagaataagaatatACTTGTACGTGAACGTAGCCCATTCACTAAGAGTGAACTGCATATATCTTGTCTCTAAGTTTGACTCAATCTTGACAATCTATTTTTTAGCATCAACAATGAGAAAGTAGAAAAATTCATGCAACAAGTTGCCCCTTGTCTTATGCTACAAATTACAATGCAATGGATAGACTTTATAATTGAGTTTCAAATGGAGGTCGTCACaatgggaaaaagaaaaccctatAATACATACCCATTTGAGTGAGCAAAAGGCAcaagaaaaggagagaagacAGATATTCTCAGAGGCATTTTCATCAATGAAATACAATCAAAGACAACCACTCAATCACTAAAACACCaaattaaaagtaaattttttataattattttattatgttaaatgatgaaaatgtAAGAGAATATTGatcattaattttaaaaataaaatcgaGAAGGGAGTCTTTTTCACAATATGGGTCGTGGGGGTCT belongs to Prunus persica cultivar Lovell chromosome G4, Prunus_persica_NCBIv2, whole genome shotgun sequence and includes:
- the LOC18781247 gene encoding dentin sialophosphoprotein, whose protein sequence is MATDSKSKSTSAANKSKKGKQRYLPHNKAVKKKGSYPLHPGVQGFFITCDGGRERQASNEAINVIDSFYEELVHGKGSGLKLSEEHKPSNKKIKFSYSDSSSSDDDDDHENKQAGEDKAEEEQENGVDEENKSDTRGDDGSHDNPTTEKSDHQKKDDASQDNATTEKSDHQKKDDGSHDNAITEKSDHQKKDDASQDNATTEKSDHQKKDDGSQDNAATEKSDHHKKDDGCDGNKTEEKIKDTKEDNVSKEISANEAEEPPAKKQCLGTNSSKCTIPYEVEEKSIDKLIEAELQELGDKNKRRFISLDSGCNGVVFVQMRKRDGDPSPKDIVQHMMASAAATRRHMSRFILRVLPIEVACYSSEEDISRAIKPLLAQHFPVETQNPQKFAVLYEARANTGIDRMKIINAVAKSVPGPHKVDLKNPDKTIVVEIVKTICLIGVVDKYKELAKYNLRQLTSPKP